The genomic region TTATTACAATGTATGACTTTACCCTTGGTTCTTCATCAGGTCTTTGTTCTTCAGTACAGTTTGTGTCAACATAAAGCAGCTTCAGTCAACCTAATCTAGGGCACAGATTTTGTTAATATATTAATTaaacaattgtttttttttaactaCCCAAGGGGCTGTTTTCCTGATAGACATCCACTTCTGTAATTTACTATATTCAAACACTTGGTCCTAATAATAATATAACCTGTTAAACTAGTGCCAGGATATTTGTTTACAGTAATGGAATAATTTCACATCAATTTCACTGCTGTCGTTGAACTCATGCAACCCCCTGTATTTATTGCGGTCCACTGTTTCTGAAACTGTTGTCTAAACACTTGTGTTCTTACTCCATCGATTCAAAACAAGAATGCCATTCATTCACACCTGTTCACAAAACCTCCATTTATTTGGGTTGTGGCATTTAAACAAATATTGTATTTTTACAGAAAAGAGAAAAGAAGTTAGACTTAGTAGAGAGGAGTGGAAACAAAGGAGTTAGGAGTTCTGTGACTGACTCGTGAAGGTTGAGGGGAAGACTTATTGATGTAACAAGTAGGCTTGGCAGGACCAATGCTATCTCTCTGCCCAGCCACCGATGGAAACAAGATGTTCAAAGTTTACCCTTGGTATAGTATTTGTGCATGGAATCACTtcagataaaggaaaggaagttCACATCAAGTTGGTGGAAAGTAATCATTTTAACTGAACTCACATCTGACCAGCAAGCATGTTGGCATATTTGAGtgtgttttattattattttttttttaatacaggTAGATAGGACAGTTTAGATTGGACAACATATATTATAAAATGTTTGACATTTAATGTCTTGGGGAGAAGCGACCACattcagttatatatatatatatatatatatggtggaCAATGTTTGAGTGCTTGTTTGCTGAGAAGGAGTCTTTTAGCCAACAGTGTCAATAGAGACGGGGGGCTTCCATTCTATTACATATTGGAGTTGAGTTTCTATCATTTCAATCTTCAACAAAATATACTTTCTACGTAAGCTTAATGCCCTTTTGTTACACTTAGTTAATCAAATATTCTCAGTACCTCTGCCATTAAGAGAAGTTGGCATAGTGTACTGCTAATATGATTGAATTTGGCAgttaagagctttgggccagtaaccaaaaggtcactgTTTTTAATTTGTCAATATGTCCTTGAGCAAGGTAATTTACCCTagttgctcctgtaagtcactctggataagagcgtctgctaaatgactcaaatgtaaaatataagtgacccccccccccccgtacATAGATCCTGAACCTTCGTAGTAAGCTGTAAGCGTAATTAACTTGGGCAGTTGGCAGTAGTGTGCTGTTCGTAGCACATTATTTCAAATTAATGTCTTGCTGCTCCCAACAGCCTATTCAAATGTTCTCTATAGAAATAAATTTGAGACAAAATCATTCCAAATCAGATTAATGCAGTTTACAAAGCAAATATGTAAAAGCTCCTAAAAATTGATTACATATAGCTGGAGTACttattaaaaaaataacaaatactcTTTGTTTTGACTTGAGGCACAAGACTGGAGCTGATCTGGCCTGTTGATATCTATGCCTGAGTGAAGTTCAGCTCTGAGCCAGGCCATGGCTCTCTGAGGCTGGAGAGGGAGTGCATGCAATGCTCTACTCACACCACTAGGGGCATGTTCTCTAGATCCTGGGGGATTTCCAGACACAAATCCCTGGAGCTGGAACTCTGCATCTGCATGGCTATTTCGCCAGTTGTTCTCGCATCCCCTGTTTGGCCTCTGACTCTTtctgcctgctcctcctccctttcctgtTTCTCTTCTTCCCCCTGCTCTTCATCCTCTTCTCCATCCAAACGGACCTCCTCCAACATGACACTGGTATCACAGGGCCCCACTATGCCCCCCTCAGAGTGCTCCGTGTCCCAGTAGCCTGCGCCACTCACCAGGTCCACGTTACTGCGGGCGGGGCGAGGGGCACGGGCCTGGCGCCTAAGACTGCACACCTGGGAGGCCAGGACCACAGTAGAGACGAGCAGAAACAGGACCAGGCCCCCAGCGCAGGTCACCACTATGAAGCCCAACTGGGGCTTGATGAGGCAGCCCGTGGTAGCCTTTGTGGGAGAGCTGGAGGTGTCGTTTTCCTCTTGGGTAATTGAGGTTATGTCAGTTGGATATATGGCATTAGTGGTCTGAGGCTGAGTAATGCTGGTGTGTGAAGCTTGTCCAATCAGAAGGAagaagagaagatggagagagattcTGGAGCCTTCCATTCTTCAGTTTATCTGAAATGGTAGGATAGGAAGAGAATAGCTTTTGTTGTTCATGCCAGTTAACAGTCTCTGTATTGTGACGGTTTGTTAATGTTTGAATATAATTCTAGAAATGGTTAGTTACATTTGCTTGGGGTCCACAGAGTTATTGCAGGGTGCCGTTTTCTTTTGTTCTGTAAAAAAGAGGAGAATATCTTCTTTCTAATAACtttatttctcaactcctaatattgagcaaattacactcattggagctcattacactcactggagtctatgACATAGGCTTTGGAAAAGCACCCGCGAGTACCAGTCGTGGCTGCTGGTAGGCTTTCTTGACTTGGACATTTTTGCCAACACATGGCTAACTTTTGTTTAACCAGATAAGCAGCTGCTATTAGTGAAAATGTGTTTGGAGTTACCTTTCTAGCAATAGGCTATGTTATAGTTTACACTTTCTCTTCCAATTATAATGTGGGGAGGTAAAAAATAATGGAAAACTGTCTAGCAAATCTATTCATTTATAGAAAGATTACTTCTCCCTGCCATTATCATTAACCTGATAAAACAAGAtgtgatttatttaaaaaaatatctaaCTAGCCCAGTTAAGTCTATCACTCACTGTCACAGTACAGTTTACTCAAAATGAAGTAATCAATGTGTTACTGAAGTAGATCAATACACTTGCTTTTCCATAAATAATCACTTCTAGCAAGTTAGTTCTATGCAATACCTTTCAGGAAGGTGATGCATACAATACATGTCAGAATAAGCTAGACCTCTTTTAGTAAACATTTTTACAAATCATGGTTTTGTCGTTTTTATTGCGATGTCCACTAAAATCAATTGAATCTTATCACAAAATTATTTGGTCATTCCTTTTTTTTATACAATGTATGTTGGAGATTGTATGGGCATCTCTTACCTGGGCAAGGGCACAGCCTTAGAGTGCTTctgtgtgagagaaagagcgagagtgACAAGGTTAACTGGACTAGGAAGATGATAAGGAGCGGTCTGTCGTGTGTGTTTGTCAGAGGAAGCACCTGCTGCGACCCAGCCTCTTGAGATGCACACACTTCCTATCCCCCCTCGGGTCTTTTTCTGACTTAGTTATTTCTAGGCTCCTTGGACCTCCACCGCTACAGCATACAGATGTCTCATATGCTGcaagaggaaagagacagagaagggtgTATGTAAAGTAGTTTAGGCCTACAattcagtctgagactgccaGCTGCCAGTAAATGACATGTATAATACTGCTGTTGAttcacttttttgttgttgctatttTGACATGGTTATGCTGAGACCAAGATCTCTATTTCAGTCGAGCCTGAAACAAAACAAGAACATTGTGTATGAAGTGCTTTCAGAATGGGATGAATTTCTATTCTTACCCGTATGACTCCACCGTCAGACTGTTCTATCTaaattaaagagaccagaaaataCCTGTCTTTTTGGATGTATTTAACCGGTAAAGGTATTTCTTTTTAGAGGTTGACCTGGCTGGCAGAGAAGTGCACTTTCTACCTCCTCTTCCTTTAGACCTATCCTCAACCTCTaccacctcctcttccatcaGACCTATCCTCAACCTCTaccacctcctcttccatcaGACCTATCCTCAACATCTaccacctcctcttccatcaGACCTATCCTCAACCTCTaccacctcctcttccatcaGACCTGTCCTCAACATCTaccacctcctcttccatcaGACCTATCCTCAACTTCTAACCAACTCCTCTTCCATCAGATCTATCCTCAACTTCTAaccacctcctcttccatcaGACCTATCCTCAACCTCTaccacctcctcttccatcaGACCTATCCTCAACATCTaccacctcctcttccatcaGACCTATCCTCAACATCTaccacctcctcttccatcaGACCTATCCTCAACATCTaccacctcctcttccatcaGACCTATCCTCAACATCTaccacctcctcttccatcaGACCTATCCTCAACTTCTAaccacctcctcttccatcaGACCTATCCTCAACTTCTAaccacctcctcttccatcaGACCTAACCTCTACCACCTTCTCTTCCATCAGACCTATCCTCAACTTTTAaccacctcctcttccatcaGACCTATCCTCAACATCTaccacctcctcttccatcaGACCTATCCTCAACATCTaccacctcctcttccatcaGACCTATCCTCAACTTCTAaccacctcctcttccatcaGACCTATCCTCAACTTCTAaccacctcctcttccatcaGACCTAACCTCTACCACCTTCTCTTCCATCAGACCTATCCTCAACTTCTAaccacctcctcttccatcaGACCTATCCTCAACCTCTaccacctcctcttccatcaGACCTATCCTCAACATCTaccacctcctcttccatcaGACCTATCCTCAACATCTaccacctcctcttccatcaGACCTATCCTCAACTTCTCTTTCCCTTCCCGCAGGTTTAAGACAGGCCAGATCAACGGAGATCTTCTAATCTACCATGTGCTGCTTACCCTGAAGCCTTACTACGCCAAGCCCTACGATATCATAGTGGACCTGACCCACGTGGGTCCCAGCAACCGCTTCAAGACAGACTTCTTGTCCAAGTGGTTTGTTGTGTTCCCGGGCTTCGCATACAAGAACGTGACGGCGGTCTACGTGTACAACTGCAACACATGGGTGAGGGAGTACACCAAATACCATGAGAGGCTGCTGACAGGCCTGAAGGGCAGCAAGCGGGTGCAGTTCATCGACTCGCCAGCACGGTTGGCGGAGCACGTAGAGGCAGAGCAGCAGAAACTCCCAGCGGCCACCCTGGCCCTGGAAGAGGACCTAAAGGTGTTCCACAACGCCCTCAAACTTGCCCACAAGGACACCAAGGTCTCCATCAAGGTCAGTAGCACAGTGGTCCTTGTGTAACCCTAACTTTCAAACTGGCCTACAAGGACAACTGGGTAGTATGAAGGGCACGTGGGAACAGGGAGAATTGTTTACTCAAAGGTCCAATGGAGCTGTTTATTTTAATctctatcaaatcatttctgggtaataattaagtaccttactgtgattgtttttaacctcttgctcctacctgacacgcaggcgtcccatctagacatctggaaatgcaaatgcgctactctaaatgctaatagtactagttaaaactcaaacgttcattaaaatacacatgcagggtattgaattaaagctacactcgttgtgaatccaggcaacaagtcagatttttaaaatgcttttcggtcgaaagcatgagaagctattatctgatagcatgtaacaccccaaaagacccgcaggggacgtaaacaaaataattagcatggtcgtcgctacacaaaccgcacaaataaaatataaaacattcattacctttgaccatcttctttgttggcattcctagatgtcccataatcactattgggtctttttttccgattaaatcggtccatatatagcctagatatcgatctatgtagactgtgtgataaacgaaaaaaaatagcgtcttataacgtaacgtcatttttttaaattaaaaaagtcgacgataaactttcacaaaacacttcgaaatacttttgtaatgcaactaggtattagtaaacgttaataagcgatcaaattgatcacgaggcgaagtatattctttagctgtccgtctggaaataatgtccgggtaaatctcaaccaaaatatccggtcggagaccggaagaaatgcgctgccttgcgtctgtttgaccaagaaacaaatagtaggcaagtgacaagactctagacaacgtgtggaagctgtaggtattgcaacctcagccccattaaatgtgggtcacctttatcaatgggttcaagtcgcgcatggatatatttttccattttcagtgatcagattttcctgcacttttcgatgaaacgcacattctgttatagtcacagctgtgatttaaccagttttataaacgtctgagtgttttctatccacacatactaatcatatgcatatactatattcctggcatgagcagcagggcgctgaaatgttgcgcgatttttaacagaatgttcgaaaaagtagggggtaggagtaacaggttaactaaAAGGGTCAAAAAGGGCcccctgagtggcacagcggtctaaggcactgcatggcAGTGCTTGAAGCGTCACAACACAGGCTGTGTAACAGCCAGCTGTGACCGGGAAACCcatgaggtggcgcacaattggcccattgtcgtccgggttagggggggGTTTGGCCGaccaggatgtccttgtcccatcacgctctagcgactccttgtggcgggctaaCTACCTGCAAGCTGACTACGGTCTCCAGTtgtactgtgtttcctctgacacattggtgaggctggcttccgggttaagcaagcagtgtgtcaagaagcagtgcagcttgatAGGGTCGTGTTTttgaggatgcatggctctcgaccttcgcttcTCCCGAGTCCTAACGGGAGTTGCagggatgggacaagactgtaactaccaattggataccacgaaattgggaagaaaaggggtaaaagttttaaaaaatatatatatattgtttttaaaaaaaatcttagcAAAGGGCAAGTTCTCAGCATTCATTTTGATagaactgtctgggagtggtccaAGTGGGCAGGGGAAAACAACTGAAATTATTGTttgtctattaactcatttacagCATGGAAAGGTCACATCTCTGTcgcaccaaaacaggctgaaatttcaggtagtcttttcaaacagctcttattttCAAAGGGcttcatcattttcacaattttacAGTGTTGTTCCAACCTCAGTGTAgaaatatacatatttatataaactcagcaaaaaaaagaaaaagccctttttcaggacctcgtctttcaaagatcatttgtaaaaatccaaataacttcacagatctttattgtaaagagtttaaacactgtttcccatgcttgttcagtgaaccataaacaattaattaacatgcacctgtggaactgtCGTTAAGACATTAAcaacttacagacggtaggcaattaaggtcagttatgaaaacttaggatgctaaagaggcctttctactgacaccaaaagaaagatgcccagggtccctgctcatctgtgtgaacctgccttaggcatgctgcaaggaggtggagggtccgtcatggtctggggcggtgtgtcacagcatcatcggactgagcttgttgtcattgcaggcaatctcaacgctgtgcgctacagggaagacatcctcctccctcatgtggtacccttcctgcaggctcatcctaacatcaccctccaacatgacaatgccaccagccatactgctcattctgtgcgtggtttcctgcaagacaggaatgtcagtgttctgccatggccagcgaagagcccggatctcaatcccactgagcacgtctgggacctgttggattggaggatAAGGtcttgggccattccccccagaaatgtccgggaacttgcaggtgccttggtggaagagtggagtaacatctcacagcaagaactggcaaatctggtgcagtccatgatgaTGAGGAGATGCAATGCAGTatttagtatctggtgtggccaccagctgcattgactgttacttttgattttgacctccccccatttgttcagggacacattattccatttctgtttgtcacatgtctgtggaacatcAGTTTtcgtctcagttgttgaatcttatgatcatacaaatatttacacgttaagtttgctgaaaataaacgcagttgacagtgagaggttggttatttttttgctgagtttatatttaacacaggaaaatcacgttTTTTATTTCTCTGGGCctcaaatcaatttatatagaTTAGTTTGTTGCCGAAGGGAAAGTAGAAGGTTGAATTGATTGGCTGTTGAGTCCTGCTTTGTGTAGCAACATGAGACAACTGGTCTGTGTTGTCATTGTTGACATGTACACACTTATCTCAACAACAACCCTCCCTATTATCCCAGGTGGGCTCCACGGCCGTCCAGGTGACATCAGCAGAGCGTACCCGTGTCCTGGGTCAGTCGGTGTTCCTCAATGATGTGTACTATGCCTCTGAAATCGAGGAGATCTGCCTGGTGGACGAGACCCAGTTCACCCTGAccatggccaaccagggaacacccctCACCTTCATGCACCAGGAGTGTGATGCCATCGTCCAGTCCATCATCCACATCAGGACGCGCTGGGAGCTCTCACAGCCAGACTCCATCCCCCAGCACACCAAGATCAGGCCCAAAGATGTGCCGGGTACCCTGCTGAACCTCGCCCTGCTCAACCTGGGCAGCTCCGACCCCAGCCTCAGGTCAGACATTAAACATGGCTAAACACCCAAGCTTCTAGTGGATTCTGGGAAATGTAGTCCCATTGATATCTCGGGGGGGAGGGGTCAATCAGAGCAGGTCTTGGTGTAGCGTGATCTCTTAAATATGAGCAGTAGCTAAACACAACAATTGATTTACAACTTCTTCAACCAACTTCCTGATTGGAAATGGAATATAATAGCTAACTCTCCCCTCTACAGGTCTGCAGCCTACAACCTGCTGTGTGCCTTAACCTGCACCTTCAACCTGAAGATCGAGGGCCAGCTGCTGGAGACCTCAGGCCTGTGTATCCCTGCCAACAACACTCTCTTTATAGTCTCCATCAGCAAGACGCTAGCCGCCAACGAACCACACCTCACTCTGGAGTTCCTGGAGGAGTGCATCTCCGGCTTCAGCAAGTCTAGTGAGTCTAGAACACAAatgcacagaaacacacatactCACAAATGCATTGACTGAAATTCATTCCAGAAGATGCCCTCTTACTCGCTCTCACTTTTCTTAGTCACACACACTCGCCCACTTTCTCTTTTACAGACTGAAACTCTTACTTTCTCTCAACACACAAATGCATTTGTGGGGGAACTGTTTGATTGCCTTTTCCATCCGTGTGCATTGAGCCATAGCTCTTGAGCTTTCAGTGTGGGTGTCATTCATCCACACTCAAACCTCTGTTCCTCAACACTGTAGCAACAACAGAggagctggtgttattcaacctCTGTTCCTCAACACTGTAGCAACAACAGAGGAGCTGGTGTTATCCAACCTCTGTTCCTCAACACTGTAGCAACAACAGAGGAGCTGGTGTTATCCAACCTCTGTTCCTCAACACTGTAGCAACAACAGAGGAGCTGGTGTTATCCAACCTCTGTTCCTCAACACTGTAGCAACAACAGAggagctggtgttattcaacctctgattctgtgtctgtgtttaggTATAGAGCTGAAGCACCTGTGTCTAGAGTACATGACCCCCTGGCTGCTCAACCTGGTGAGGTTCTGTAAGCACAATGACGACGCCAAGCGCCAGCGTGTCAGCGCCATCTTGGATAAGCTCATCACCATGACCATCAACGAGAAGCAAATGTACCCCTCTATACAGGCCAAGATCTGGGGCAGCCTCGGCCAGGtgagtcaccacacacacactcgctctcaAACACTCACGTATGCATACACACCAGTTGTTTGACACTTAGTTACCTTTTAGTCAAACATTCTTATCTTAGAGGGCACATGTTTGCTTAATGTACTGTTAAATGTCTCCAAGCCCAATAAAAACTGTTGGCTTTCTCAGAAATGTAGGCTGACAGAGATGGGAGGCAGTCAGGTAGAAGATAGGGTGGAACCTTTTGCATTTTTATAGGCACAGGAAATGGTTTATGAATCCAACATGCCGAATCATAGCCAGTGTTTGTCAATATAAACAttttattgatttttttttaattgaaggTATCGAAATGACAACTCTGGGGTTGAAAGTGTTCTTCCTAAATATCATTATCTACGTTCTAAAAGTTTTGTTGCTTGTCTCAGATGACTGCAATATAGGCATCTGAATATAGTTATCTCCATAGAAAACAAACAACATGTTCTGAACTCATGGTACAGTATCTTTCACACTCAAcccatttttaaaaatattttgggGGTGGTGAGCAAGTGAGCACTGTGGGGAGAAAGGCAGTTACTTGTGTCTGATTTTGTGACCTGTCAATTCTACATAATGTATTTATTTCTCAACAGTCCCTAACGTTTAGCCACACTGAATGCAACTTAGATTGTATGTGACCTCTGCCCTCAGATAACGGACCTGCTGGACGTGGTGTTGGACAGCTTCATCAAGACCAGCGCTACAGGAGGCCTGGGCTCCATCAAGGCTGAGGTCATGGCTGACACGGCTGTGGCTCTGGCCTCAGGGAATGTCA from Oncorhynchus keta strain PuntledgeMale-10-30-2019 chromosome 18, Oket_V2, whole genome shotgun sequence harbors:
- the LOC118375298 gene encoding uncharacterized protein LOC118375298, giving the protein MEGSRISLHLLFFLLIGQASHTSITQPQTTNAIYPTDITSITQEENDTSSSPTKATTGCLIKPQLGFIVVTCAGGLVLFLLVSTVVLASQVCSLRRQARAPRPARSNVDLVSGAGYWDTEHSEGGIVGPCDTSVMLEEVRLDGEEDEEQGEEEKQEREEEQAERVRGQTGDARTTGEIAMQMQSSSSRDLCLEIPQDLENMPLVV